In a single window of the Paenibacillus sp. MMS20-IR301 genome:
- a CDS encoding SpoVR family protein yields the protein MPGDEIKALERAIAEITEIATGFGLDFYPMRYEICPADIIYTFGAYGMPTRFGHWSFGKTFNKMKSQYDFGLSKIYELVINSNPCYAFLLDGNSLVQNKLIVAHVLAHCDFFKNNMRFSVSNRDMVESMSATADRIAGYSVTYGIDVVESFIDSVLAIQEHIDPSLIQPRKLGKTHLLEAKMKERKNSPPGAPGPANAYSELWDLDISKADLPQPEAAGKCAFPPEPEKDIVWFIQQYSTALEDWQRDIMTMLRDEMLYFWPQMETKIMNEGWASYWHQRIMRELDLTSEETVEYAKLNSAVVQPSRQSLNPYYLGLKIFEDIERRWDRDKMFEVRELDSDISFIRSYLSKQLVNDLDLYVFEKKGPEWKITDKAWENVRDQLVLARVNGGSPYLVIQDADYERSGELLITHRYESIELDLKYLERTLPHIYALWGRTVHLQTVVEEKKALFTYDGKKVQRKFL from the coding sequence ATGCCCGGTGATGAGATAAAAGCGCTGGAACGGGCGATTGCCGAGATTACGGAGATTGCGACCGGCTTTGGCCTGGATTTTTATCCGATGCGTTATGAGATATGCCCTGCGGATATTATCTATACCTTCGGTGCCTACGGGATGCCGACCCGCTTCGGGCATTGGAGCTTCGGAAAGACCTTCAATAAAATGAAATCCCAATACGACTTCGGCCTGAGCAAAATTTATGAGCTCGTCATTAACTCCAATCCCTGCTACGCCTTCCTGCTCGACGGCAATTCCCTGGTGCAGAACAAGCTGATTGTCGCCCACGTGCTGGCGCACTGCGATTTCTTCAAGAACAATATGCGCTTCTCGGTGTCCAACCGGGATATGGTCGAGAGCATGTCCGCTACGGCCGACCGGATCGCCGGTTATTCGGTTACCTATGGGATAGATGTGGTCGAGAGCTTCATTGATTCTGTACTGGCGATCCAGGAGCATATCGATCCCAGCCTGATTCAGCCGCGCAAGCTGGGCAAAACCCATCTGCTCGAAGCCAAAATGAAAGAGCGCAAGAACTCTCCTCCCGGCGCACCCGGTCCCGCGAACGCCTACAGCGAGCTATGGGATCTGGATATAAGCAAAGCAGACCTTCCGCAGCCGGAAGCTGCCGGCAAATGCGCCTTCCCCCCGGAGCCGGAAAAAGATATCGTCTGGTTCATCCAGCAGTATTCCACAGCCCTCGAGGACTGGCAGCGCGATATTATGACCATGCTGCGTGACGAGATGCTCTATTTCTGGCCGCAGATGGAGACGAAGATTATGAACGAAGGCTGGGCCTCCTACTGGCATCAGCGGATTATGCGCGAGCTGGACCTGACCTCCGAAGAGACGGTGGAATACGCGAAGCTTAATTCAGCGGTGGTGCAGCCCTCCCGTCAGAGCCTGAATCCCTACTATCTGGGGCTGAAGATCTTCGAAGATATTGAACGACGCTGGGACCGTGATAAAATGTTCGAGGTCCGCGAGCTCGATTCCGACATCTCCTTCATCCGCAGTTATCTATCGAAGCAGCTAGTGAATGACCTTGACCTCTATGTGTTCGAGAAAAAAGGCCCGGAATGGAAGATTACCGACAAGGCCTGGGAAAATGTCCGTGACCAGCTCGTGCTGGCCCGTGTTAACGGCGGCTCCCCGTATCTCGTCATCCAGGATGCCGATTATGAGCGGAGCGGCGAGCTGCTGATCACCCACCGCTACGAGAGCATCGAGCTGGATCTCAAGTACCTGGAGCGTACGCTCCCGCATATCTATGCGCTCTGGGGCCGCACCGTGCATCTGCAGACAGTGGTGGAAGAGAAAAAAGCCCTTTTTACCTATGACGGCAAAAAGGTGCAGCGGAAGTTTCTTTAA
- a CDS encoding AraC family transcriptional regulator, with product MERSIDYIEEHLKEELTAEGIAAQAGYSLYHFCRMFSLCKEMPVMEYVRSRRLSLAAVELFSGRRITDIALEYGFETPGGFAKAFRRAFGYSPSQYAARMNGYLRDRARYEVRDYMMEPVIINKPEFKVAGYGIETDVDGGNYTQDVASFWHYYDGDNLEDKMYALLNPPRHGEVGLCVPAEGGGNAVYLLGVIVEDFSLVSSDMLTAVVPAAQYAVFTTPPVDATDESDPDVFARVVKSTWRYIFEDWFPESGYEHDEAGLNFEFYDERCHARVDTVMEIYVPVRERWGQ from the coding sequence ATGGAGCGGAGTATTGATTATATTGAGGAGCACCTGAAGGAGGAGCTGACGGCGGAGGGGATTGCGGCCCAGGCGGGGTATTCGCTGTACCATTTTTGCCGGATGTTCAGTCTGTGCAAGGAGATGCCTGTGATGGAATATGTACGCAGCCGGAGGCTGTCTCTGGCAGCAGTGGAGCTGTTCAGCGGCCGGCGGATTACAGATATTGCGCTGGAATATGGCTTCGAGACACCGGGCGGCTTCGCCAAAGCCTTCCGTCGAGCCTTCGGCTACAGCCCCTCGCAGTATGCGGCACGGATGAACGGGTATCTCCGGGACAGGGCCAGGTACGAAGTACGGGATTATATGATGGAGCCTGTAATTATAAACAAACCGGAGTTTAAGGTAGCAGGCTATGGCATAGAAACGGATGTGGACGGCGGGAATTACACACAGGATGTCGCTTCGTTCTGGCACTATTACGATGGGGATAATCTGGAGGATAAAATGTATGCTCTGCTGAATCCGCCGAGGCACGGGGAAGTAGGGCTGTGTGTGCCGGCAGAGGGCGGCGGCAATGCCGTTTATCTGCTGGGCGTTATTGTGGAGGATTTCAGCCTGGTTAGCTCAGACATGCTTACGGCTGTAGTACCTGCTGCGCAGTACGCAGTCTTCACTACTCCGCCGGTGGATGCTACGGATGAGTCCGATCCCGATGTGTTTGCCAGGGTGGTGAAGAGCACATGGAGGTATATCTTTGAGGACTGGTTTCCGGAAAGCGGATATGAGCATGATGAAGCCGGGCTGAATTTCGAATTCTATGACGAGCGCTGTCATGCGCGGGTGGATACGGTGATGGAGATTTATGTGCCGGTGCGGGAGCGGTGGGGACAGTAA
- a CDS encoding PrkA family serine protein kinase, translated as MDIFERIATHRAENDRLAWSGTFKDYIELLKQDPSPAKTAHSRVYDMIKSHGVEEINGRKRYKFFEQEIFGLDRAVEKLVEEYFHSAARRLDVRKRILLLMGPVSGGKSTLVTLLKRGLEQYSRTDAGAVYAIEGCPMHEDPLHLIPLELRPEIERELGVRIEGNLCPSCQMRLKNDYKGDIEAVAVVRVLLSEGERVGIGTFSPSDPKSQDIADLTGSIDFSTITEYGSESDPRAYRFDGELNKANRGLMEFQEMLKCDEKFLWNLLSLTQEGNFKAGRFALISADELIVAHTNETEYKSFIANKKNEALQSRMIVMPVPYNLRVSEEEKIYAKLIGQSDMKHVHIAPHALRAAAIFSILTRLKESKKQGMDLIKKLRMYDGEEVEGYKEADLKEMQTEYLDEGMSGIDPRYVINRISSALIKGDLQCMNALDVLRAIKDGLDQHPSITKEERERYLNFISIARKEYDILAKSEVQKAFVYSFEESAKTLFENYLDNIEAFCNWSKIRDPLTDEEMEPDERLMRSIEEQIGISENAKKAFREEILIRISAYSRKGKKFEYNNHDRLREAIEKKLFADLKDIVKITTSSKTPDESQLKRINEVSRRLIDEHNYCPICANELLKYVGSLLNR; from the coding sequence ATGGATATTTTTGAGCGTATAGCAACACATCGGGCTGAGAACGACCGTTTGGCGTGGAGCGGCACTTTCAAGGACTATATAGAACTGCTGAAACAAGACCCCTCTCCCGCAAAAACGGCTCATTCCCGCGTATACGACATGATCAAATCACACGGCGTCGAGGAAATCAACGGGCGGAAAAGGTATAAGTTTTTTGAACAGGAGATCTTTGGACTGGACCGTGCGGTGGAGAAGCTGGTGGAGGAATATTTCCATTCCGCAGCCCGGCGGCTGGATGTGCGCAAACGGATACTGCTGCTGATGGGACCTGTCAGTGGAGGCAAGTCAACGCTGGTTACACTGCTAAAACGCGGCCTGGAGCAATACTCACGCACCGATGCGGGGGCGGTATACGCCATTGAGGGCTGCCCGATGCATGAGGACCCGCTGCATTTGATTCCGCTGGAGCTGCGCCCGGAGATTGAACGCGAGCTCGGGGTGCGGATTGAAGGCAATCTCTGCCCGTCCTGCCAGATGCGGCTGAAAAATGACTACAAGGGTGACATTGAGGCGGTTGCGGTAGTCCGGGTGCTTTTGTCGGAGGGAGAACGGGTAGGGATCGGGACCTTCAGCCCGTCCGATCCGAAGTCCCAGGATATCGCCGACCTGACGGGCAGCATCGACTTCTCAACCATTACGGAATACGGCTCGGAATCCGATCCGCGCGCCTACCGCTTTGACGGGGAGCTGAACAAGGCCAACCGCGGCCTGATGGAATTCCAGGAAATGCTCAAATGCGATGAGAAGTTCCTGTGGAACCTGCTGTCCCTGACCCAGGAAGGCAATTTCAAGGCCGGGCGGTTTGCGTTAATTTCGGCTGATGAACTCATAGTGGCGCATACGAATGAAACGGAATATAAATCTTTTATCGCCAATAAAAAGAATGAAGCGCTCCAGTCCCGCATGATCGTCATGCCGGTTCCCTATAATCTGAGAGTATCGGAAGAGGAGAAAATCTACGCCAAGCTGATCGGCCAAAGCGACATGAAGCATGTGCATATTGCCCCGCATGCGCTGCGGGCGGCAGCGATCTTCTCCATTCTGACCCGGCTCAAGGAGAGCAAAAAGCAGGGCATGGACCTGATCAAGAAGCTGCGCATGTACGACGGTGAAGAGGTCGAGGGCTACAAGGAAGCCGATCTCAAGGAAATGCAGACCGAATACCTGGATGAGGGCATGTCCGGCATCGACCCGCGTTATGTCATCAACCGCATCTCGAGTGCTTTGATTAAGGGCGACCTGCAATGCATGAACGCTCTGGATGTGCTGCGGGCAATCAAGGACGGCCTCGATCAGCATCCTTCGATTACGAAGGAGGAGCGGGAGCGGTACCTGAACTTCATTTCCATTGCCCGCAAGGAATATGATATTCTCGCCAAAAGCGAAGTGCAGAAGGCATTTGTGTACTCTTTTGAAGAATCCGCCAAAACATTGTTCGAGAACTACCTCGACAACATCGAAGCCTTCTGCAACTGGTCCAAAATCCGTGACCCGCTCACCGATGAGGAGATGGAGCCGGATGAGCGGCTGATGCGCTCGATTGAAGAGCAGATCGGCATTTCCGAGAATGCCAAGAAGGCGTTCCGCGAGGAGATCCTGATCCGCATTTCCGCCTACTCCCGCAAGGGCAAGAAGTTCGAGTACAACAACCACGACCGGCTGCGCGAAGCCATCGAGAAGAAGCTGTTCGCCGACCTGAAGGATATTGTCAAAATCACCACCTCCTCCAAAACGCCGGATGAAAGCCAGCTCAAACGCATCAACGAGGTCAGCCGCCGCCTGATCGACGAGCATAACTACTGCCCGATCTGCGCCAACGAGCTGCTGAAATATGTGGGCAGCCTGCTGAACCGCTAA
- a CDS encoding DUF2161 family putative PD-(D/E)XK-type phosphodiesterase translates to MAIKQETELYAPLKSFFERQGYDIKGEVRTCDLVGIREDESQPLIVEMKKSFNLALLLQGVERLRLSPNVYLAVERVRDKKGAVNQRWGELSGLCRRLGLGLITVVFYKTKAPLVEVLAEPGDAPPQARSAVRRRERLLYEFRERSGDYNTGGSTRVKLVTAYREKALRVALALQALEAEAAAAAGLAGAKRAGLRGAPGPGDAADPAALEAAPSAADALTDAAGGGAGEARPAGTARGVTPAALRKRSGVPGAAAILQKNYYAWFFRVGRGRYSLTAAGTAALIEYAAIAEISAGKQ, encoded by the coding sequence ATGGCTATCAAGCAGGAGACGGAGCTGTATGCTCCTTTGAAGAGTTTTTTTGAGCGGCAAGGGTATGACATCAAGGGTGAGGTGCGGACCTGCGATCTCGTGGGCATCCGGGAGGACGAGTCCCAGCCGCTGATCGTGGAGATGAAAAAATCGTTCAACCTCGCCCTGCTGCTGCAGGGTGTTGAACGGCTGCGCCTCAGCCCGAACGTCTACCTTGCGGTAGAGCGTGTACGGGACAAGAAAGGCGCGGTGAACCAGCGCTGGGGCGAGCTCAGCGGGCTGTGCCGCCGGCTCGGCCTCGGGCTGATCACCGTCGTCTTCTACAAGACGAAGGCCCCGCTCGTCGAGGTGCTCGCGGAGCCGGGCGACGCGCCGCCGCAGGCCCGCAGCGCGGTGCGCCGCCGCGAGCGCCTGCTCTACGAGTTCCGCGAGCGGAGCGGCGACTACAACACCGGCGGCAGCACGCGCGTCAAGCTCGTGACGGCCTACCGCGAGAAGGCGCTGCGCGTGGCACTCGCGCTGCAGGCCCTGGAGGCCGAAGCCGCTGCGGCGGCCGGCCTCGCGGGGGCGAAGCGCGCCGGGCTGCGCGGCGCGCCCGGGCCGGGTGACGCCGCAGACCCGGCGGCACTTGAAGCGGCACCGTCAGCAGCGGACGCGCTGACGGATGCCGCTGGCGGCGGGGCCGGCGAAGCGCGCCCCGCGGGCACAGCGCGCGGCGTGACCCCCGCCGCGCTGCGGAAACGCAGCGGCGTGCCGGGTGCCGCCGCGATCCTGCAGAAGAACTACTATGCGTGGTTCTTCCGGGTAGGCCGCGGCCGCTACAGTCTCACGGCCGCCGGAACCGCAGCGCTGATCGAATATGCTGCGATCGCTGAGATCAGCGCCGGCAAGCAGTAG
- a CDS encoding beta-glucoside-specific PTS transporter subunit IIABC yields MNKNELSKEILRLVGGEENIDQVTHCMTRLRFNLNDNNRADKAALQKTDGVMGVMINGGQFQVIIGNDVPVVYNELVGNMSSSPDKKASGDKVEKKKQNALSKLFDFISGIFTPILPAITGAGMIKGIVALLVAAGWMGTDNSTYIILSAIGDGAFYFLPIVLAVSAARKLGSNMYIAAAIGAAILHPTITTLLGSGEPVTFASLPVVAATYSSSVIPIVIAVWLASYVEKAVDKITHASLKLIIVPTVTLLVIVPLTLIAVGPLGVIIGDGLTGGISWLFENTGLFAGLLLGGTMSLLIITGMHYALIPIMIASIAQLGYDYMIPVMMVANFAQAGSALGVSLRTKNSKLKSLSMSTSITAFMGITEPAMYGVNMRLKKPFIAALIGGAAGGAVLSLFKVKAYVIGGLAGLSGIPMVLGETFVYSVIGFAVGTAVAAIVTYVLGFEDEAEATAAPAAASAASTPVAVVEEVKQVMVNEQVFSPITGEVKPLSEVNDPAFSEEIMGKGFAIQPSEGRVVSPVNGTVFSLSKSGHAIGLVSDNGAEMLIHIGIDTVKLKGLHFSPKVTAGTKVSVGDLLMEFDLAEIEKAGYSTITPVIITNIGEYDSIQSAGRSSIKEKELLYTVLA; encoded by the coding sequence ATGAATAAAAATGAGCTGTCCAAAGAAATACTGAGACTTGTCGGGGGAGAAGAGAATATTGATCAGGTAACCCACTGTATGACCCGGCTGCGCTTCAACCTGAATGACAATAACCGTGCGGATAAAGCGGCACTGCAGAAGACAGACGGCGTTATGGGCGTCATGATTAACGGGGGACAATTCCAGGTGATCATCGGTAACGATGTGCCGGTGGTCTACAATGAACTGGTAGGCAATATGTCCAGCTCACCGGACAAGAAAGCTTCTGGTGATAAGGTAGAGAAGAAAAAGCAAAACGCGCTGAGCAAGCTGTTCGACTTCATCTCAGGGATCTTTACCCCGATTCTGCCGGCCATTACCGGTGCGGGGATGATCAAGGGGATTGTGGCCCTGCTGGTAGCGGCAGGCTGGATGGGAACGGACAATTCCACTTACATTATTCTTTCGGCCATCGGGGACGGGGCGTTCTACTTCCTGCCGATTGTTCTGGCGGTCAGTGCTGCCCGCAAGCTGGGAAGCAATATGTATATCGCGGCTGCGATAGGGGCGGCGATTCTGCATCCAACCATTACAACGCTGCTCGGATCAGGGGAACCGGTGACCTTTGCTTCACTGCCGGTGGTTGCGGCAACCTATTCCTCTTCCGTTATCCCGATTGTTATTGCCGTCTGGCTGGCTTCTTATGTAGAGAAGGCTGTAGATAAAATCACTCATGCTTCCCTGAAGCTCATTATTGTTCCAACGGTAACCCTGTTAGTTATTGTGCCGCTTACGCTGATTGCAGTGGGTCCGCTCGGCGTAATTATCGGTGACGGCCTCACTGGCGGGATCAGCTGGCTGTTCGAGAATACGGGTCTGTTCGCAGGATTGCTGCTGGGCGGAACCATGTCACTCCTGATTATCACCGGTATGCACTATGCATTGATTCCAATTATGATTGCTTCGATTGCCCAGCTTGGTTATGACTATATGATTCCTGTAATGATGGTGGCGAACTTTGCCCAGGCCGGCAGTGCGCTTGGCGTATCGCTCCGGACTAAGAACAGCAAGCTTAAATCTCTGTCCATGTCTACAAGTATCACGGCTTTCATGGGGATTACAGAGCCGGCAATGTATGGTGTGAATATGCGTCTGAAAAAACCGTTTATTGCTGCCCTCATCGGTGGTGCTGCGGGTGGTGCGGTTCTCAGCTTGTTCAAAGTTAAAGCATATGTCATTGGCGGACTTGCCGGACTATCCGGGATTCCAATGGTGCTGGGTGAGACTTTTGTATATTCGGTTATCGGTTTTGCCGTAGGTACCGCAGTAGCGGCAATTGTTACTTATGTGCTCGGATTTGAAGATGAAGCGGAAGCTACAGCAGCACCTGCAGCAGCATCCGCAGCAAGTACGCCTGTGGCTGTTGTAGAAGAAGTAAAACAGGTAATGGTGAATGAACAGGTCTTCAGCCCGATTACAGGTGAAGTGAAACCGCTGAGCGAAGTGAATGATCCGGCATTCTCCGAAGAAATCATGGGTAAAGGCTTTGCCATTCAGCCATCTGAAGGCCGCGTAGTCTCCCCGGTTAACGGAACGGTCTTCTCGTTGTCGAAGAGCGGTCATGCGATTGGCCTTGTAAGTGATAATGGTGCCGAAATGCTGATCCACATCGGTATTGACACAGTGAAGCTTAAGGGACTGCATTTCTCGCCGAAAGTGACTGCCGGAACCAAGGTGTCCGTAGGTGATCTGCTGATGGAGTTCGATCTCGCCGAGATCGAGAAGGCAGGCTACAGCACAATCACGCCGGTCATTATTACAAACATTGGCGAATATGATTCGATCCAGTCCGCCGGCCGTTCTTCCATTAAGGAGAAGGAACTGCTGTACACGGTGCTTGCTTAA